Proteins from a genomic interval of Pantoea deleyi:
- a CDS encoding ABC transporter permease — MSRAEHLYHRLMVGLLFILLALPLLATLLYALSSDWSNTILPQGYSLKWFIQLWSDPRFLTALGHSLLICFGALLFSLVLVLPAMFVIAYYYPRLDAVMNVLILMPFAVPPVVSSVGLLQLYSASPLMLTGTPWILIGCYFTIALPFIYRALANNMQTINLKELIDAAQLLGASTWQAALWVVLPNLRKGMLIAVLLSFSFLIGEFVFANILVGNRYETLQVYLFNMRNGSGHFTSALVISYFVVVLLVTWLANALNPERG; from the coding sequence ATGTCACGCGCCGAACATCTCTATCACCGCCTCATGGTCGGGCTGCTTTTTATCCTGCTGGCGCTGCCGCTGCTGGCCACGCTGCTCTATGCGCTCTCATCCGACTGGAGCAACACCATTCTGCCGCAGGGCTATAGCCTGAAGTGGTTCATCCAGCTCTGGAGCGACCCGCGTTTTCTGACGGCGCTGGGGCACTCTCTGCTGATCTGTTTCGGCGCGCTGCTCTTCTCGCTGGTGCTGGTGCTGCCTGCCATGTTTGTGATCGCTTACTACTATCCCCGACTGGATGCGGTGATGAACGTGCTGATCCTGATGCCGTTCGCCGTGCCGCCCGTCGTCTCCTCGGTGGGACTGCTGCAACTTTACTCCGCCTCCCCGCTGATGCTGACCGGCACACCGTGGATCTTGATCGGCTGCTATTTCACTATCGCGCTGCCCTTTATCTATCGGGCGCTGGCAAACAATATGCAGACGATCAACCTCAAAGAGCTGATCGATGCCGCACAGCTGCTGGGGGCCAGCACCTGGCAGGCCGCGCTGTGGGTCGTGCTGCCCAACCTGCGCAAAGGGATGCTGATTGCCGTACTGCTCTCGTTCTCCTTTCTGATCGGCGAGTTTGTCTTCGCCAATATTCTGGTCGGCAACCGCTACGAAACCCTGCAGGTCTACCTGTTCAACATGCGCAACGGCAGCGGCCACTTCACCAGCGCGCTGGTGATCTCCTATTTCGTCGTGGTGCTGCTGGTCACCTGGCTGGCTAACGCCCTGAATCCTGAACGAGGCTGA
- a CDS encoding YjbF family lipoprotein, whose amino-acid sequence MRQLPLLLACLLLQACTQTQKGLEQTLLLAVNGPDDVTVTDQQVSNLPYASLYARLNNGPRIFVVLGYNEQGQQKWVTQDQAMLVTQHGRLVKTLGLTDNLLSVSNLPQDPLANALHLSNGAGWTRIVQWTEQGKVRGATVRSTFQRGTDEVLTVAGNRIPCRVWHEQVSIDSLHREWENTFWIDNSSGDVVQAHQMLAADAFPVETTILKPAKS is encoded by the coding sequence GTGCGCCAACTTCCTCTGCTGCTCGCTTGCCTGCTGCTGCAGGCCTGTACACAAACGCAAAAAGGTCTTGAACAGACGTTGCTGCTGGCGGTTAACGGTCCGGACGACGTCACCGTCACCGATCAACAGGTCAGTAATCTCCCCTATGCCAGTCTCTACGCTCGTCTGAACAACGGCCCGCGCATTTTTGTGGTGCTGGGTTACAACGAGCAGGGTCAGCAGAAATGGGTAACACAGGATCAGGCGATGCTGGTGACACAGCATGGCCGCCTGGTGAAAACTCTGGGCCTGACCGATAACCTGCTGAGCGTCAGTAATCTGCCGCAGGATCCGCTGGCAAACGCCCTGCACCTCAGCAACGGCGCAGGCTGGACCCGTATCGTGCAGTGGACTGAACAGGGCAAAGTTCGCGGCGCAACCGTGCGTTCGACCTTCCAGCGCGGCACCGACGAGGTGCTGACGGTCGCGGGCAACCGCATTCCCTGCCGCGTCTGGCATGAGCAGGTGAGCATCGACAGCCTGCACCGCGAGTGGGAAAACACCTTCTGGATCGATAACAGCAGCGGCGATGTGGTGCAGGCCCATCAGATGCTGGCGGCTGATGCCTTCCCTGTTGAAACCACCATTCTGAAGCCGGCGAAATCATGA
- the lysC gene encoding lysine-sensitive aspartokinase 3 encodes MSQTLIVAKFGGTSVADFEAMNRSADVVLQDANTRLVVLSASAGITNLLVALAEGQPAAQRATLLEDIRRIQYAIVDRLQRPAVIREEIDRLIDNISMLSEAASLANSHALTDELVSHGELMSTLLFVEILRERQVNAEWFDVRKVMRTDDRFGRAAPDVAVLAEQATAQLQPRIAEALVVTQGFIGSESEGRTTTLGRGGSDYTAALLGEALHAARVDIWTDVPGIYTTDPRVVPTAKRIDEITFEEAAEMATFGAKVLHPATLLPAVRRGIPVFVGSSKDPAAGGTRVCNETRNPPLFRALALRRKQTLLTLHSLNMLHTFGFLAELFAILARHNVSVDLITTSEVSVALTLDTTGSTSTSGSLLTQALLTELSSLCRVEVEEDLALVAIIGNQLSKACGVGKEVFGVLDPFNLRMICYGASSYNLCFLVPGNDAESVVRTLHHNLFE; translated from the coding sequence ATGTCTCAAACTCTGATTGTGGCAAAATTCGGCGGCACCAGCGTGGCCGATTTTGAAGCGATGAACCGCAGTGCCGATGTCGTCCTGCAGGATGCGAACACGCGTCTGGTGGTGCTTTCCGCCTCGGCGGGCATTACCAATCTGCTGGTGGCGCTGGCGGAAGGCCAGCCGGCTGCCCAGCGCGCGACGCTGCTGGAGGATATCCGCCGCATCCAGTACGCCATCGTTGATCGCCTGCAGCGTCCGGCAGTGATCCGCGAAGAAATCGATCGCCTGATCGACAATATCAGCATGCTCTCCGAAGCCGCTTCGCTGGCCAACTCCCACGCCCTGACCGATGAACTGGTCAGCCACGGCGAGCTGATGTCTACGCTGCTGTTTGTGGAAATCCTGCGCGAACGCCAGGTCAACGCCGAATGGTTTGATGTCCGCAAGGTGATGCGCACAGACGACCGCTTTGGCCGGGCCGCACCGGATGTCGCCGTGCTGGCAGAGCAGGCAACGGCACAACTGCAGCCACGCATCGCAGAGGCGCTGGTGGTGACGCAGGGCTTTATCGGCAGCGAAAGTGAAGGGCGCACCACGACCTTAGGACGTGGCGGCAGTGATTACACCGCCGCGCTGCTGGGCGAAGCGCTCCACGCGGCGCGGGTGGATATCTGGACCGATGTGCCGGGCATCTACACGACCGATCCGCGCGTGGTGCCGACCGCAAAACGCATCGATGAGATTACGTTCGAAGAGGCCGCCGAAATGGCGACCTTCGGCGCCAAAGTGCTGCATCCGGCGACGCTGCTGCCGGCCGTACGCCGGGGTATTCCGGTCTTTGTCGGCTCCAGCAAGGACCCGGCAGCGGGCGGCACCCGCGTCTGTAACGAGACCCGTAACCCGCCGCTGTTCCGGGCGCTGGCGCTGCGCCGCAAGCAGACGCTGCTCACGCTGCACAGCCTGAATATGCTGCATACCTTTGGGTTCCTCGCTGAACTCTTCGCGATTCTGGCGCGTCACAACGTCTCTGTTGATCTCATCACCACCTCCGAAGTGAGCGTGGCGCTGACTCTGGACACCACCGGCTCCACCTCGACCAGTGGCAGCCTGCTGACCCAGGCGCTGCTGACGGAACTCTCGTCGCTGTGCCGGGTTGAGGTGGAAGAAGATCTGGCGCTGGTAGCGATTATCGGCAACCAGCTGTCGAAAGCCTGCGGTGTCGGCAAAGAGGTGTTTGGCGTGCTGGATCCGTTCAACCTGCGGATGATCTGTTACGGTGCCAGCAGCTACAACCTCTGCTTCCTGGTGCCGGGTAACGACGCTGAAAGCGTGGTGCGGACGTTGCATCACAACCTGTTCGAGTAA
- a CDS encoding Na/Pi cotransporter family protein, giving the protein MLTLLNLLSAVALLVWGTHIVRTGIMRVYGADLRRVLSRSIEKKPMAFLAGIGVTTLVQSSNATTLLVTSFVAQNLVSLTPALVVILGADVGTAIMARILTFDLSWLSPLFIFFGVVFFLSRKQTRAGQLGRASIGLGLILLALQLIVAAARPITQAAGVQVLFSSLTGDVMLDALLGAVFAIISYSSLAAVLITATLTATGVISFKVALCLVIGANLGSGLLAMINASGSNAAGKRVALGSLLFKLIGCILVLPFVDVVAAWLDKLPVNDEELVIFFHVFYNLIRCVAMVPLTDQMARLCRRLIADDIDTALHLKPRHLDRSALDTPALALVNAAREALRIGDVLEQMLEAFGKVVQGESREERTVRRLDDDVDVLYTAIKLYLARMPKEDLPEEDSRRWGEIIEMSLNLEQAGDIIERMSGDVADKSLAAGRAFSAEGLKELEGLQELLLANLRMSLSVFLSHDVTSARRLRRAKHRFRLMIRRYSHAHVDRLHQQNVQSIETSSLHLGLLGDMKRLNSLFCSVAYTVLEQPDDERDYE; this is encoded by the coding sequence GTGTTAACTCTGCTTAATCTGCTCTCTGCCGTGGCCCTGCTGGTCTGGGGCACCCACATCGTGCGAACCGGTATCATGCGGGTCTACGGCGCGGATCTGCGGCGGGTTCTGAGCCGCAGTATCGAAAAAAAACCCATGGCTTTTCTGGCCGGCATTGGCGTGACCACGCTGGTGCAGAGCAGCAATGCCACCACCTTACTGGTCACCTCCTTTGTGGCGCAGAATCTGGTCAGCCTGACGCCCGCGCTGGTGGTGATCCTGGGCGCCGACGTCGGCACCGCGATCATGGCGCGTATCCTGACGTTTGATCTCTCCTGGCTTTCGCCGCTGTTTATCTTCTTTGGCGTGGTGTTTTTCCTCAGCCGCAAGCAGACGCGCGCCGGTCAGCTGGGCCGCGCCAGCATCGGTCTGGGCCTGATCCTGCTGGCGCTGCAGCTGATCGTCGCCGCAGCGCGCCCGATAACCCAGGCTGCCGGTGTCCAGGTGCTCTTCTCCAGCCTGACCGGCGACGTGATGCTCGATGCGCTGCTGGGTGCAGTCTTCGCCATCATCAGCTACTCCAGCCTGGCCGCCGTGCTGATCACCGCCACGCTGACCGCCACGGGCGTGATCTCGTTCAAGGTGGCGCTCTGTCTGGTGATTGGGGCCAATCTGGGCAGCGGCCTGCTGGCGATGATTAACGCCAGCGGCTCGAATGCGGCGGGCAAACGCGTGGCGCTTGGCAGCCTGCTCTTCAAACTGATCGGCTGCATCCTGGTCCTGCCGTTTGTTGATGTCGTGGCGGCCTGGCTCGATAAGCTGCCGGTTAACGACGAAGAGTTAGTGATCTTCTTCCATGTGTTTTACAACCTGATCCGCTGTGTGGCGATGGTGCCCCTGACTGACCAGATGGCGCGCCTCTGCCGTCGCCTGATCGCCGACGATATCGACACCGCGCTGCATCTTAAACCCAGACACCTCGATCGCAGCGCGCTGGATACGCCCGCGCTGGCGCTGGTCAATGCGGCGCGCGAAGCGCTGCGCATCGGGGATGTGCTGGAGCAGATGCTGGAGGCCTTCGGCAAGGTGGTGCAGGGCGAATCCCGCGAGGAGCGCACGGTCCGGCGGCTGGATGATGATGTGGATGTGCTCTACACCGCCATCAAACTCTATCTGGCGCGGATGCCGAAAGAGGATCTGCCGGAAGAGGATTCGCGCCGCTGGGGAGAGATTATCGAGATGTCGCTGAATCTGGAGCAGGCCGGAGATATCATTGAGCGGATGAGTGGCGATGTCGCGGACAAATCCCTGGCCGCCGGCCGCGCCTTCTCTGCCGAAGGCTTAAAAGAGCTGGAGGGGCTGCAGGAGCTGCTGCTCGCTAACCTCAGAATGAGTCTGTCGGTGTTTCTGTCGCACGATGTCACCAGCGCCAGACGGCTGCGCCGCGCGAAACATCGCTTCCGCCTGATGATCAGGCGCTACTCGCACGCGCACGTCGATCGGCTGCATCAGCAGAACGTGCAGAGCATCGAAACCAGTTCCCTGCATCTCGGTCTGCTCGGCGATATGAAGCGTCTTAACTCCCTGTTCTGCAGCGTGGCCTATACCGTGCTGGAACAGCCCGACGATGAGCGTGACTACGAATAG
- a CDS encoding capsule biosynthesis GfcC family protein, producing the protein MKKITFLLAGLSLFSTAGAQAAAQVTVHAPHNGGQAELSQVADLAQLVTLPPLQANTDWRSTFIAERGATAVAQQHYQQTLGALRAWRSDSSGERAAAIDEVIHQLSAIRVTGRQFTSLDPDWIRLHPADNRRLEGSYDLWLQAPSDAVLLLGALRGAGKVSWQPGKSVRDYLEGHDALSGAERNFVTVISPSGATQQVPVAYWNHRHAEVEPGSVIWLGFSSWSLPGSSDDLNDRILSVLTHRIPD; encoded by the coding sequence ATGAAAAAAATCACTTTTTTGCTGGCCGGGCTGAGCCTGTTCAGCACCGCAGGCGCGCAGGCCGCTGCGCAGGTTACGGTCCATGCACCGCACAACGGGGGGCAGGCTGAGCTGAGCCAGGTCGCCGATCTTGCACAGCTGGTGACACTGCCTCCGCTGCAGGCGAATACGGACTGGCGCAGCACGTTTATTGCCGAGCGCGGTGCTACCGCCGTTGCACAGCAGCACTATCAGCAGACGCTGGGCGCATTACGTGCCTGGCGCAGTGACAGCAGTGGTGAGCGGGCCGCGGCCATTGATGAGGTGATCCACCAGCTCAGCGCCATCAGGGTCACAGGACGTCAGTTCACCTCGCTCGACCCGGACTGGATCCGTCTGCATCCGGCAGACAATCGCCGGCTCGAAGGCAGCTACGACCTCTGGCTGCAGGCCCCGTCCGACGCCGTGCTGCTGCTCGGCGCACTGCGTGGCGCAGGCAAAGTGAGCTGGCAGCCGGGCAAGTCGGTGCGCGACTATCTGGAGGGGCATGACGCCCTGTCCGGCGCAGAACGCAACTTTGTCACGGTGATTTCGCCGTCGGGGGCCACACAGCAGGTGCCCGTCGCGTACTGGAATCATCGTCATGCGGAAGTGGAACCCGGCAGCGTGATCTGGCTCGGCTTCTCCTCATGGAGCCTGCCAGGCAGCAGCGACGATCTCAATGACCGCATCCTCTCCGTACTGACTCACCGGATACCAGACTGA
- the aqpZ gene encoding aquaporin Z: protein MKRLVAEALGTFVLVAGGCGSAILAAAFPGLGIGFTGVALAFGLSVLVMAYAVGHISGGHFNPAVTLGLVAGGRFPASQAIPYILAQLAGGIAAGAVLYLIASGKADFNATASGFAANGYGEHSPGGFSLQAGMITEVVMTAIFLIVIMGATSERAPKGFAPVAIGLALTLIHLVSIPVTNTSVNPARSTAAALFQGGWALSQLWMFWLMPVIGAVIGGLIYRGLQEKAA from the coding sequence ATGAAAAGGTTAGTCGCAGAGGCGCTGGGCACCTTCGTGCTGGTCGCGGGCGGTTGTGGGAGTGCCATTCTGGCCGCGGCGTTCCCGGGGCTGGGCATCGGCTTCACGGGCGTGGCGCTGGCTTTCGGGCTGAGCGTGCTGGTCATGGCGTACGCGGTGGGGCATATCTCCGGCGGTCACTTTAACCCGGCGGTCACCCTGGGATTAGTGGCGGGCGGCCGTTTTCCGGCGTCACAGGCCATCCCCTATATCCTTGCGCAACTGGCGGGCGGCATCGCTGCGGGCGCAGTGCTCTATCTGATCGCCAGCGGCAAAGCCGACTTCAATGCCACGGCCAGCGGCTTTGCGGCCAACGGCTATGGCGAACATTCGCCGGGCGGCTTCAGCCTGCAGGCGGGCATGATCACCGAAGTGGTGATGACCGCTATCTTCCTGATTGTCATCATGGGCGCCACCAGCGAACGCGCGCCGAAGGGCTTCGCGCCTGTGGCGATTGGCCTGGCGTTAACCCTGATCCATCTGGTCAGCATTCCGGTAACCAACACCTCGGTGAATCCGGCCCGCAGCACCGCGGCCGCGCTGTTCCAGGGCGGCTGGGCGCTCTCTCAGCTCTGGATGTTCTGGTTGATGCCGGTTATCGGGGCGGTGATCGGTGGTTTGATCTACCGTGGTTTACAGGAAAAAGCAGCGTAA
- a CDS encoding ABC transporter permease produces the protein MKGKGIALLLLLPFTLFWVAFQLAPLVWIAINSFWSEMNSQWGWDNYQDILTSPFYQQAFRFSLDISLWSSLYGLLIALVTGYSLHQIGGGRLQRFLLSFTNMTSNFAGVPLAFAFVILLGLNGCLTLLLRHYGVIESFRLFSRNGMVLVYTWFQIPLGVLLLYPAFDGLKKEWQESAALLGASRWRYGWHIGLPILFPALIGTFVILLANALGAYATIYALTTGNFNVVPVRIAALVSGDISLDPNTGSALAMLLVAIMALITLVQQYLVRRSYLNAKQP, from the coding sequence ATGAAAGGCAAAGGGATTGCGCTGTTGCTGCTGCTGCCTTTCACCCTGTTCTGGGTCGCCTTTCAGCTGGCCCCGCTGGTGTGGATCGCCATCAACAGCTTCTGGAGTGAGATGAACAGCCAGTGGGGCTGGGATAACTATCAGGATATCCTGACCTCGCCCTTCTATCAGCAGGCGTTCCGCTTTTCGCTGGATATCTCGCTCTGGTCAAGCCTGTATGGATTGCTGATTGCGCTGGTGACCGGCTATTCACTGCATCAGATCGGTGGCGGACGGCTGCAGCGCTTTCTGCTCTCCTTTACCAATATGACCAGCAACTTTGCCGGTGTGCCGCTGGCCTTCGCCTTTGTAATCCTGCTGGGACTGAACGGCTGCCTGACGCTGCTGCTGCGCCACTATGGTGTGATCGAGAGCTTCCGGCTCTTCTCCCGCAACGGCATGGTGCTGGTCTACACCTGGTTCCAGATCCCGCTTGGCGTGCTGCTGCTCTATCCGGCGTTCGACGGGCTGAAAAAAGAGTGGCAGGAATCGGCGGCGCTGCTGGGTGCCAGCCGCTGGCGCTACGGGTGGCACATCGGGCTGCCGATTCTCTTTCCGGCGCTAATCGGAACCTTTGTCATCCTGCTGGCGAATGCGCTGGGCGCCTACGCCACGATTTACGCCCTGACCACCGGCAACTTCAACGTGGTGCCGGTGCGCATTGCCGCGCTGGTTTCCGGCGATATTTCGCTGGACCCTAACACCGGCAGTGCGCTGGCCATGCTGCTGGTGGCGATCATGGCGCTGATCACCCTGGTGCAGCAGTATCTGGTGCGCCGTAGCTATCTCAATGCGAAGCAGCCATGA
- the yjbE gene encoding exopolysaccharide production protein YjbE has translation MKKTMVAGAALILVAVSSGAYAAPQEAGEAGTAAGAQAGAISSGTSTAVGIGALGALVGLGIAASGGGDGANTGTTTTTTTSTTR, from the coding sequence ATGAAAAAAACTATGGTTGCCGGTGCAGCCCTGATCCTCGTTGCTGTCTCTTCCGGCGCGTATGCTGCGCCACAGGAAGCGGGTGAAGCAGGTACTGCAGCAGGCGCGCAGGCGGGAGCAATCTCGTCCGGCACGTCCACCGCTGTGGGTATCGGCGCACTGGGCGCGCTGGTCGGGCTTGGCATTGCCGCTTCTGGCGGTGGTGACGGTGCGAATACCGGTACAACAACCACAACCACGACGAGCACCACTCGTTGA
- a CDS encoding ABC transporter ATP-binding protein, translating into MSYLEVRELNKSYGPTPIFEQIHFSAAEGEFVTLLGPSGCGKSTLLRCLAGLTGVDSGEIRLEGKDIVPLAPQKRAIGMVFQSYALFPNMTVEKNVAFGLKMQKLPEAQIRQRVLEVLELVELSDYARRYPHQLSGGQCQRVALARSLVTRPRLLLLDEPLSALDARIRRHLRDQIRRIQRELKLTTLFVTHDQEEALTLSDRIVLMNRGKIVQNGDAEALYTQPVDLFAAGFIGNYNLLSAGEATRLTGQPFTSQVAIRPESMRFTAPGQGIPAEILSHSLLGNVIRYRIRANEVELSVDVLNRSAADLHPAGCQIGLQLEMSTLRQVA; encoded by the coding sequence ATGAGTTATCTGGAAGTCAGAGAGCTGAATAAGTCCTATGGACCCACCCCCATTTTTGAGCAGATCCATTTCAGCGCTGCGGAAGGGGAATTTGTTACCCTGCTGGGCCCGAGCGGCTGCGGCAAATCGACGCTGCTGCGCTGCCTGGCGGGCCTGACCGGCGTCGACAGCGGCGAGATCCGGCTGGAGGGCAAAGATATCGTGCCGCTGGCTCCGCAGAAGCGGGCGATCGGCATGGTGTTTCAGAGCTATGCGCTGTTTCCTAACATGACGGTGGAGAAGAACGTCGCGTTCGGCCTGAAGATGCAGAAACTGCCCGAGGCGCAGATCCGCCAGCGGGTGCTGGAGGTGCTGGAGCTGGTGGAACTCAGCGACTATGCACGCCGGTATCCGCATCAGCTCTCGGGCGGGCAGTGTCAGCGCGTGGCGCTGGCGCGTTCGCTGGTGACGCGCCCGCGTCTGCTGCTGCTGGATGAGCCGCTCTCGGCGCTGGACGCACGCATTCGTCGCCACCTGCGCGATCAGATCCGACGCATCCAGCGCGAACTGAAGCTGACCACCCTTTTCGTCACCCACGATCAGGAGGAGGCGCTGACGCTCTCCGACCGTATCGTGCTGATGAATCGCGGGAAAATCGTGCAGAACGGCGATGCGGAGGCGCTTTACACCCAGCCGGTCGATCTCTTTGCCGCCGGGTTTATTGGCAACTACAACCTGCTGAGCGCCGGAGAGGCGACGCGGCTGACCGGCCAGCCTTTCACCAGCCAGGTCGCCATCCGCCCTGAATCGATGCGGTTTACCGCGCCGGGCCAGGGGATCCCGGCTGAAATCCTCAGCCACAGCCTGCTGGGCAACGTCATCCGCTACCGGATCCGGGCAAACGAGGTCGAACTTTCGGTGGATGTGCTTAACCGCTCGGCGGCCGATTTGCACCCCGCGGGCTGTCAGATTGGTCTACAATTGGAGATGTCGACTTTGCGCCAGGTGGCTTAA
- the panS gene encoding ketopantoate/pantoate/pantothenate transporter PanS produces the protein MLATLTRLFPLWAVLLSAAAYFSPGTFLGIGPWVTYLLMLIMFGMGVTLNIDDFKRVLIRPAPVIAGTFLHYLVMPLAAWGLAKLFHMPPDLAAGMILVGSVASGTASNVMIYLAKGDVALSVTISSVSALVGVFATPLLTRFYVDTHIQVDVAGMLLSIVKIVVIPITLGLIIHHSMNSVVRRVEPWLPAFSMICILLIISAVVAGSQGFIGSVGLMVIAAVILHNAIGLLGGYWGGKLFGFDESTCRTLALEVGMQNSGLAATLGKLYFSPLAALPGALFSVWHNLSGSLLAGYWSGKPIKKKTP, from the coding sequence ATGCTCGCCACCCTGACCCGCCTGTTCCCGCTCTGGGCCGTTCTGTTATCCGCTGCGGCGTATTTCTCGCCAGGCACCTTTCTCGGCATCGGCCCCTGGGTCACTTATCTGCTGATGCTGATTATGTTCGGTATGGGGGTAACCCTGAATATCGATGACTTTAAACGGGTGCTGATCCGGCCTGCGCCGGTGATCGCCGGCACTTTTCTGCACTATCTGGTCATGCCGCTCGCGGCCTGGGGACTGGCAAAACTGTTCCATATGCCACCCGATCTGGCCGCCGGCATGATCCTGGTCGGCAGCGTGGCCAGCGGCACTGCCAGCAACGTCATGATCTATCTGGCGAAAGGGGATGTGGCGCTGTCGGTGACCATCTCCTCGGTCTCCGCGCTGGTGGGCGTATTTGCCACGCCGCTGCTGACCCGCTTCTATGTGGATACGCATATTCAGGTGGATGTGGCGGGCATGCTGCTGAGCATCGTGAAGATCGTCGTGATCCCGATTACCCTGGGCCTGATCATCCATCACAGCATGAACAGCGTGGTTCGCCGCGTAGAGCCGTGGCTGCCTGCGTTTTCGATGATCTGTATTCTGCTGATCATCAGCGCGGTCGTCGCGGGCAGTCAGGGCTTTATCGGATCGGTGGGCCTGATGGTGATCGCGGCGGTGATCCTGCATAACGCGATCGGCCTGCTGGGCGGTTACTGGGGCGGTAAGCTCTTTGGCTTCGATGAGTCCACCTGCCGCACCCTGGCGCTGGAGGTCGGCATGCAGAACTCCGGTCTGGCGGCGACGCTGGGCAAGCTCTACTTCTCGCCGCTGGCCGCCCTGCCGGGCGCGCTGTTCTCGGTGTGGCACAACCTCTCTGGCTCACTGCTGGCGGGCTACTGGTCAGGCAAACCGATCAAAAAGAAAACCCCGTAA
- the pgi gene encoding glucose-6-phosphate isomerase yields MKNINPTQTAAWKALQQHFEQMKSVEIADLFAQDADRFAKFSATFDDQMLVDFSKNRITQETLDKLQALARETDLSSAIHAMFSGEKINRTEDRAVLHVALRNRSNTPIRVDGKDVMPEVNAVLEKMKAFSERIISGEWKGYTGKPITDVVNIGIGGSDLGPFMVTEALRPYKNHLNMHFVSNVDGTHIAETLKDLSPETTLFLVASKTFTTQETMTNAHSARDWFLKTAGDQQHVAKHFAALSTNAKAVGEFGIDTNNMFEFWDWVGGRYSLWSAIGLSIILSIGFDNFEQLLSGAHAMDQHFASAPAEQNLPVLLALIGIWYNNFFGAETEAILPYDQYMHRFAAYFQQGNMESNGKYVDRDGHPVDYQTGPIIWGEPGTNGQHAFYQLIHQGTKLVPCDFIAPAITHNALADHHPKLLSNFFAQTEALAFGKSRDVVEKEFTDAGKSAESVAHIVPFKVFEGNRPTNSILLREITPYSLGALIALYEHKIFTQGAILNIFTFDQWGVELGKQLANRILPELENDDEITSHDSSTNALINRYKSWR; encoded by the coding sequence ATGAAAAATATCAATCCGACACAAACCGCAGCCTGGAAAGCGCTGCAACAGCATTTTGAGCAGATGAAATCGGTGGAAATTGCCGACCTGTTCGCCCAGGATGCCGATCGTTTTGCCAAATTCTCTGCCACCTTTGATGATCAGATGCTGGTGGATTTCTCCAAAAACCGCATCACCCAGGAAACCCTCGATAAGTTACAGGCGCTGGCCAGAGAGACCGATCTGAGCAGTGCCATTCACGCGATGTTTTCGGGCGAGAAGATTAACCGCACCGAAGATCGCGCGGTGCTGCACGTCGCCCTGCGCAACCGGAGCAACACGCCGATTCGGGTGGATGGCAAAGATGTGATGCCGGAAGTCAATGCGGTGCTGGAGAAGATGAAAGCCTTCTCCGAACGCATCATCAGCGGCGAGTGGAAAGGCTATACCGGCAAGCCGATCACCGACGTGGTGAATATCGGCATCGGCGGCTCCGATCTGGGTCCGTTTATGGTGACCGAAGCGCTGCGCCCGTACAAAAACCATCTGAACATGCATTTTGTCTCCAACGTTGACGGCACCCACATCGCCGAAACGCTGAAAGATCTCAGCCCGGAAACCACGCTGTTCCTGGTCGCCTCGAAGACCTTCACCACTCAGGAAACCATGACCAACGCCCACAGCGCGCGCGACTGGTTCCTGAAGACAGCCGGTGACCAGCAGCACGTTGCCAAACACTTCGCGGCGCTGTCGACCAACGCCAAAGCGGTGGGTGAATTTGGTATCGACACCAACAACATGTTTGAATTCTGGGACTGGGTGGGCGGCCGCTATTCACTCTGGTCAGCCATCGGCCTGTCGATCATCCTGTCCATCGGTTTCGACAACTTTGAGCAGCTGCTGAGCGGCGCGCACGCCATGGACCAGCACTTCGCCTCTGCCCCGGCGGAACAGAACCTGCCGGTTCTGCTGGCGCTGATTGGCATCTGGTACAACAATTTCTTCGGTGCTGAAACCGAAGCCATTCTGCCTTACGACCAGTACATGCACCGCTTTGCCGCCTACTTCCAGCAGGGCAATATGGAGTCGAACGGTAAGTATGTGGATCGCGACGGTCATCCGGTGGATTACCAGACCGGCCCTATTATCTGGGGCGAACCGGGCACCAACGGCCAGCACGCCTTCTATCAGCTGATCCATCAGGGCACTAAGCTGGTTCCGTGTGACTTTATCGCGCCTGCCATCACCCACAATGCGCTGGCGGATCACCATCCGAAACTGCTCTCAAACTTCTTTGCCCAGACGGAAGCGCTGGCGTTTGGTAAGTCACGCGACGTGGTCGAAAAAGAGTTTACCGATGCCGGTAAGTCTGCTGAATCCGTTGCCCATATCGTGCCGTTCAAGGTGTTTGAGGGTAACCGTCCCACCAACTCCATTCTGCTGCGTGAGATTACGCCTTACAGCCTGGGCGCGCTGATTGCCCTGTATGAGCATAAGATCTTCACTCAGGGCGCTATCCTGAATATCTTCACCTTCGATCAGTGGGGTGTGGAATTAGGTAAGCAGCTGGCGAACCGCATTCTGCCGGAACTGGAAAACGACGACGAAATTACCTCGCACGACAGTTCCACCAATGCCTTAATTAACCGATATAAGTCCTGGCGTTAA